Within Lactobacillus amylovorus DSM 20531, the genomic segment CATTGAAATAATAATGTTTTTCTTAGATGACATACCTGCGTAGCGACTGGCGAATGGATTAAGGCCAACTGCTTTGATTTCAAAACCGACAGTAGTTTTCTTCATGAAGTACCAGTAGAGAACTAAGCCAATAAGTGCTAAGAAGATACCACCATTGATTCGAGAATCTCCAAACATGGTTGATAACCAGCCGATTTTTAAACTGCCATTTGGAGAAATAGTTTTAGTGGTGTCAGTACCAATACGCAAGCTTGCAGGCATTACTTGTTGCATCAAGTATTGGCAAACGTATAACACAATGTAGTTAAGCATGATAGTTGTAATAACTTCGTTGGTGCCAAATTGTGCTCTCAAGTATCCGGCAATTCCGGCAACGATAGCTCCGGCAATTGCACCGCTGATGATTGCAAATGGTAAAAGAATATAACCAGGTAATTTAGGAAAGGCAAGAACAATCCAAATTGATGTCAGCCAACCAGCTTGTGCTTGTCCTGGTAAACCAATGTTGAAAAAGCCTGCTTTAGAAGCAATTGCAAAACCAACCGCAATAAAGATTAGGGGAGTGGCTTCTCTGATTGTTTCACCAATTCCGTTCATGTTGCCAAGCGCACTTGAAAACATTGAACTATAAGCTTCTATTGGGTTGTAGCTCCATGCGAGCATGATCAACGCACCAACTAAAAATCCGGCAATAATTGAAACCGTTGGTACGAGTATATTTTTAACTTTAGGAGTGACTTTAATCATTCACTGCTCCTTCTTTCTTGATTCCAGTCATTAAGAGACCGAGCTCTGTATCGTTTGTGTCTTCAGGTTTAACTTCTCCTGAGATTTTTCCGTCGTGCAATACTGCGATTCGATCAGACAATTGCATGATTTCATCCAGCTCATATGACACAAGCAAGACGGCCTTTCCTGCATCTCGTTCTGCTAAAAGCTGCTTATGAATATATTCGATAGCGCCGACGTCTAATCCACGTGTTGGTTGGAAAGCGATAATTAAATCACTATTTCGATCTAATTCTCTAGCAATGATTGCTTTTTGTTGGTTACCACCTGAAAGATCACTTGCTGGCAGTTCAGCGCTGGTAGTTCGAATGTCGTATTTTTTAATTAACTCTTCGGCATGTTCATAGATTGCTTGATGGTTGATGATTCCGTGTTTTGAATATGGTTGCTTGTAGTAAGTTTGCAAAACCAGATTTTCAGCTAATGGAAGATTTAAGATCAGGCCGTATTTTTGACGGTCGGCAGGGATGTGAGCAACCCCAGCTTCAGTTATTTGACGAACTTTTTTATTCGTCATATTTTGACCATTGATGATTACTTTACCGCCATTAACGTGACGCAACCCTGTGATTGCTTCGACAAGCTCATCTTGACCGTTACCGTCGATTCCGGCTAAGCCTAAGATTTCACCACCATGAATGTTAAGCGAAAGCTTTTTGACGGCGAATGAGCCACGAGTATTTTTAACCTTCAGATTTTCAACTTTAAGGATTTCACGTCCTAGCTTTACGCTCTTTTTGTTAAGCTTCATGTTAACGTGGTGGCCAACCATTAATTCAGCCAAACGATTATCGTCAACGTTAGCTACTTCAAAAGTACCAACATCGCGTCCGCGGCGAATAATAGTTACTTGATCTTCCACTGCCTTGATTTCACTAAGCTTGTGCGTGATCAGAATGATTGATTTTCCTTCTTTAGCTAAGTTTTTGATAATTTGAATAAACTCAGTGATTTCTTGTGGAGTTAAAACCGCAGTAGGTTCGTCGAAGATAAGGATGTCAGCACCACGGTAGAGCACTTTAAGGATTTCTACTCGTTGTTGTTGAGCAACAGTAATATTTGAAATTTGAGCATCAGGATCAATTGCGAGGCCGTATTTTTCGGAGAGTTTTAAGATTTGTTCGCGTGCCTTTCTTATATTAAGGACAATGCCATTAGTAGGTTCATGACCTAAAATAATGTTTTCTAATACTGTGAATGATTCCATCAACATGAAGTGCTGGTGAACCATACCAATACCGAGTTCTTTTGCTTTAGTTGGGCTATTAATTTCTACTTTTTTACCTTTTACAAAAATTTCACCAGAAGTAGGTTCAAGCAGTCCTGATAAAATGCGCATCAAAGTAGATTTACCAGCACCGTTTTCACCAAGTAAGGCTAAAATTTCACCTTGATGAAGTGTGAGGTTGATATCGTCATTGGCTTTAAAATCACCGAATTTTTTAACGATATGTCTCATTTCAATTGCATTTGTTTTTTCTGTCGTCATATTTTATCTTTCTATGAATAAAAACTCTTCACTAAAAAGTGAAGAGTTCAATGGATACTAAGTTTTTACTTAGAAGGAGCGGTAGCAACCTTGATTTTGCCGTCAATAATTTGCGTACGTGCTTTTTGAACTGCTGCCCAAGTCTTAGCGTCTAAATTACCTTTGGTGATAGAAACACCATTGCCTTTTAAGCTGTAAACTAAGTGCTTGCCGCCAGGGAACTTGCCCTTGTAAGCATCGTTGGCAATGCTCTTAGTAGCGATGTTCAAACCTTTCAATACGGAAGTTAAAGTAAGGTTTTCTTTCTTGCCATCTTTTGAAGTGTAGTTACCCAAGTTGCTTTGGTCAACGTCAACACCGATTACCCAAACCTTCTTTGAAGCTGGACGAGCTTGGTCATAGTCTTTAGCTTCTTGGAACACACCATTACCAGCATTACCAGCTGCTTGGTAGATGATGTCTGCTTTGTTTGCGTACATTGATTGAGCAATTGATTTTGCTTTATCAGTTGAAGTGAAGTTACCAATGTATTGAGTTTGAACAGAGATCTTCTTGTGAAGAGCTTTGGCACCATCTGCAACACCTTGCTTAAAGCCTGCTTCGAATAAGTCGATTACGGCTGACTTTGCACCACCGATGAAACCAACCTTGTTAGTCTTGGTAGTGTAAGCAGCAGCTAAACCACCTAAGTATGATGATTGGTTACTTTCGAAAGTGGCAGAAGCGACGTTCTTTTGGCCAGATACGACACTATCTACGATAACGAAGTTCTTCTTAGGATTCTTTTGTGCAGCTTCTTTAACTGCGTCTGCTAATTGGAAACCTACACCGAAGATTGTTTGATAGCCTGCTTTTGCAGCTTGGTCGAAGTTAGGGGTGTAATCTGCAGCACTACTTGATTGGAAATATTGGTAGCCGCCGCGGCCCTTTTGTAAGTTGTGTTCCTTACCGTAGGCCTTGAAACCTTCCCATGCAGCTTGGTTGAATGAGTGGTCATCCACACCGTTTTCGTCAGTGATTAAAGCTATACCGTGTTTAGTGTCTTTGTTAGCTGTTTGGTTGCTCTTTTTACCTGAGCAAGCAGTAAGTACTAAACCAACTGAAGCTAAAACGATACCGAATGAAAAGACTTTTTTGAACTTTGAGTTCATTTGAAAATGTACCTCCAAAAATATATGCGAATGATTTAATAAAATAATACAGAATAATACGTATTACGTCAATATAATGCTAAAAAATAGTCCGTTTAAAATTAAATATTCGCATTGTACTAATAATTCATTAAAATAAAAAGCGAACGTTAAGAACTGTGTAAGTTTTTAAAATAAAAACCTATCTGAATATATAAATCCAGATAGGCTTAATTCTATATTTTGATTTTTCCAGCTAATATTTTGTTTCTAGCTATTTGAACATATTTCCAAGTGGCAGGATCTATTTGACCAGGTAGGATAGAAACTGCATTATTTTTTAAATCATAGGTAATCGTTTTTCCACCAGGAAATTCATCTTGATAGCTGCGACTGGCAATATCCTTGGTAGCTACATTAATTCCGGTAATTACAGACGTTAAAACGAAGTTAGCTTCTTGGCCGCCTTTAGCATCATATTTGCCCAAGTCAGATTGATTGGCATCAACACCAATTACCCAAACTCGATCTTTGGCAGGACGGGCTTGATTGATGAATCTAGCTTCTTGGAATAGACCACTTCCGGCTTTTCCGGCTGCATGGAAAATAATATCTGCGTCTTTGCCATACATACTTGCGGCTATAGTTCTGGCCTTAAATGTATTAGTGAAATTACCAATATTTTGGCTATAAATAGTGACTTTCTTGTGCATCTTTTTAGCTTGATTGTTTACGCCCTTAGTAAATCCATGCTTAAATGAACGAATCACACTACTATTTTCGCCACCAATAAAACCAATTTTTCCAGTTTTAGTTTGACTTGCTGCTGCAACGCCAGCTAAATATGCGCCTTCGTCTTTTCTAAATCTTACAGAAGCAATATTAGGATAACCCTTGATAGTGTCATCCATGATGACAAAGTTTTTGTTAGGATGCTTTTTTGCGGCAGAAGTAATGGCTGATTTTGCTTCGCTACCAAGACCAAAAATAGTTTGATATTTTTGCTTGATCGCTTTATTAATACCAGTTTTCAAGTCATCTTTGTCTTTAATTTGAAAGTATTGATAGCCATCTGCACCTTTGTTTAATTTATATTCTGTGCCGTAATCTTCCAGTCCTTCCCAAGCTGATTGATTAAAAGAGTGATCGTTGATCTTGCCATCCGTAATCAACGCGGCAGACTTGGAGACACTGTTATCCGTATTGTTTGAAGTAGAGCACGCAGAGAGGGTGCCCATTGCTAATAGAACTACTAAAAATAATTTTTTGAAACGCATATAAATTCCTTTTCTTAATCTGTACTTATTGTACAAGAACCAAGGTGTTTTTACTGAAAAAATTATTCATTTATGATTTAATTTAAT encodes:
- a CDS encoding ABC transporter permease — its product is MIKVTPKVKNILVPTVSIIAGFLVGALIMLAWSYNPIEAYSSMFSSALGNMNGIGETIREATPLIFIAVGFAIASKAGFFNIGLPGQAQAGWLTSIWIVLAFPKLPGYILLPFAIISGAIAGAIVAGIAGYLRAQFGTNEVITTIMLNYIVLYVCQYLMQQVMPASLRIGTDTTKTISPNGSLKIGWLSTMFGDSRINGGIFLALIGLVLYWYFMKKTTVGFEIKAVGLNPFASRYAGMSSKKNIIISMLISGAFAGLGGVAQGLGTYQNYFTQTSSVDIGWDGLSVALLGGGTAWGILIAAILFSVLKIGGLGMQTIAGIPYEIVSIVIAAIIFFIAINYVIGKIFKTKKNKSKYYIPTRKEKGPNNGVDGPGKKVIEGSTN
- a CDS encoding ABC transporter ATP-binding protein encodes the protein MTTEKTNAIEMRHIVKKFGDFKANDDINLTLHQGEILALLGENGAGKSTLMRILSGLLEPTSGEIFVKGKKVEINSPTKAKELGIGMVHQHFMLMESFTVLENIILGHEPTNGIVLNIRKAREQILKLSEKYGLAIDPDAQISNITVAQQQRVEILKVLYRGADILIFDEPTAVLTPQEITEFIQIIKNLAKEGKSIILITHKLSEIKAVEDQVTIIRRGRDVGTFEVANVDDNRLAELMVGHHVNMKLNKKSVKLGREILKVENLKVKNTRGSFAVKKLSLNIHGGEILGLAGIDGNGQDELVEAITGLRHVNGGKVIINGQNMTNKKVRQITEAGVAHIPADRQKYGLILNLPLAENLVLQTYYKQPYSKHGIINHQAIYEHAEELIKKYDIRTTSAELPASDLSGGNQQKAIIARELDRNSDLIIAFQPTRGLDVGAIEYIHKQLLAERDAGKAVLLVSYELDEIMQLSDRIAVLHDGKISGEVKPEDTNDTELGLLMTGIKKEGAVND
- a CDS encoding BMP family lipoprotein, whose product is MNSKFKKVFSFGIVLASVGLVLTACSGKKSNQTANKDTKHGIALITDENGVDDHSFNQAAWEGFKAYGKEHNLQKGRGGYQYFQSSSAADYTPNFDQAAKAGYQTIFGVGFQLADAVKEAAQKNPKKNFVIVDSVVSGQKNVASATFESNQSSYLGGLAAAYTTKTNKVGFIGGAKSAVIDLFEAGFKQGVADGAKALHKKISVQTQYIGNFTSTDKAKSIAQSMYANKADIIYQAAGNAGNGVFQEAKDYDQARPASKKVWVIGVDVDQSNLGNYTSKDGKKENLTLTSVLKGLNIATKSIANDAYKGKFPGGKHLVYSLKGNGVSITKGNLDAKTWAAVQKARTQIIDGKIKVATAPSK
- a CDS encoding BMP family lipoprotein; translated protein: MRFKKLFLVVLLAMGTLSACSTSNNTDNSVSKSAALITDGKINDHSFNQSAWEGLEDYGTEYKLNKGADGYQYFQIKDKDDLKTGINKAIKQKYQTIFGLGSEAKSAITSAAKKHPNKNFVIMDDTIKGYPNIASVRFRKDEGAYLAGVAAASQTKTGKIGFIGGENSSVIRSFKHGFTKGVNNQAKKMHKKVTIYSQNIGNFTNTFKARTIAASMYGKDADIIFHAAGKAGSGLFQEARFINQARPAKDRVWVIGVDANQSDLGKYDAKGGQEANFVLTSVITGINVATKDIASRSYQDEFPGGKTITYDLKNNAVSILPGQIDPATWKYVQIARNKILAGKIKI